In one window of Janthinobacterium sp. 1_2014MBL_MicDiv DNA:
- a CDS encoding methyl-accepting chemotaxis protein → MTLRSRILLLCFSTLLGIVLIASFSLYSLRQTMMAERVEQLTVLVELANASVEKAYALEQSGKLTREQAQQQAKLAIGSFVKDEMYYFVRDFSTDLLYVHPNASRIGTPQKNMKQSGDRYRAALANSRIGFVQADGTRPGVKDPVAKMYAVMKFAPWDWLVGTGTYIDDINHKFWAQAGVLLAIGGALMLVVGGLAALMLRRILGQLGGEPDYAAAIVAQIAKGDLTTHIETRPGDTSSLLMAIKAMRDNLAHLVSQVRNDADAISTASGEIASGNHDLSARTEQQAGSLEETASTMEEMTSTVRQNADNARQANQLAISASQVATQAGGVVGQVVDTMGAINASSKKIGDIIAVIDGIAFQTNILALNAAVEAARAGEQGRGFAVVATEVRNLAQRSAAAAKEIKQLIDSSAEQVGAGEKLVALAGETMEKVVSSVQHVTDIVAEISSASAEQSAGIEQINQAIVEMDNMTQQNSALVEQASAAAQAMNEQAAGLAQIVSVFKVGTATAAPRRIR, encoded by the coding sequence ATGACTCTCCGTTCGCGCATTCTCCTGTTGTGCTTTAGTACCTTGCTGGGCATCGTCCTCATCGCCTCCTTTTCCCTGTATTCGCTGCGCCAGACCATGATGGCCGAGCGCGTCGAGCAATTGACGGTGCTGGTCGAACTGGCCAATGCTTCGGTGGAAAAGGCGTATGCGCTGGAACAGTCGGGCAAGCTCACGCGTGAGCAGGCGCAGCAGCAGGCCAAGCTGGCCATCGGCAGCTTCGTCAAGGACGAGATGTATTATTTCGTGCGCGATTTCAGCACGGACTTGCTGTACGTGCATCCGAATGCGTCGCGCATCGGCACGCCGCAAAAGAATATGAAGCAGTCGGGCGACCGTTACCGCGCGGCGCTGGCAAACAGCCGCATCGGCTTCGTGCAGGCCGACGGCACGCGCCCCGGCGTCAAGGATCCGGTGGCGAAGATGTATGCGGTGATGAAATTTGCGCCGTGGGACTGGCTGGTCGGCACGGGCACGTATATCGATGACATCAACCACAAGTTCTGGGCCCAGGCGGGCGTGCTGCTGGCCATCGGCGGCGCGCTGATGCTGGTGGTGGGCGGTTTGGCGGCGCTGATGCTGCGCCGCATCCTCGGCCAGCTCGGTGGCGAACCCGACTACGCAGCGGCCATCGTCGCGCAAATCGCCAAGGGCGACCTGACCACGCATATCGAGACGCGCCCTGGCGATACGTCCAGCCTGTTGATGGCGATCAAGGCCATGCGCGATAACCTGGCGCACCTGGTGAGCCAGGTGCGCAACGATGCGGACGCCATTTCCACGGCGTCCGGCGAGATCGCTTCGGGCAACCACGACTTGTCGGCGCGCACGGAGCAGCAGGCGGGATCGCTGGAAGAAACGGCGTCGACGATGGAAGAGATGACGTCGACCGTGCGCCAGAATGCGGACAACGCGCGCCAGGCCAACCAGCTGGCCATTTCTGCCTCGCAAGTGGCGACGCAGGCCGGCGGCGTGGTGGGCCAGGTGGTCGATACCATGGGCGCCATCAATGCCTCGTCGAAGAAGATCGGCGACATCATCGCCGTCATCGACGGCATCGCCTTCCAGACGAATATCCTGGCCTTGAACGCGGCCGTGGAAGCGGCCCGCGCGGGCGAGCAGGGCCGTGGTTTCGCCGTCGTGGCGACAGAGGTGCGCAACCTGGCGCAACGCTCGGCCGCCGCTGCCAAGGAGATCAAGCAATTGATCGACAGTTCCGCCGAGCAAGTAGGCGCCGGCGAAAAACTGGTGGCGCTGGCCGGCGAGACGATGGAAAAAGTCGTTTCCAGCGTGCAGCATGTGACCGATATCGTGGCCGAGATTTCCTCGGCCAGCGCCGAACAGAGCGCCGGCATCGAACAGATCAACCAGGCCATCGTCGAGATGGATAACATGACGCAGCAAAACTCGGCGCTGGTGGAACAGGCGTCGGCGGCGGCGCAGGCGATGAACGAGCAGGCGGCCGGGCTGGCGCAGATCGTCAGCGTATTCAAGGTGGGAACGGCGACAGCGGCGCCGCGCCGGATCCGGTAA
- a CDS encoding ThiF family adenylyltransferase — translation MTDGFSYHAAFARNLGWVTQAEQDSLRGKRVAIAGMGGVGGVHLLTLARLGIGAFHIADFDTFDIANFNRQAGAMVSTLGQPKVAVLAQMARDINPELDIKSFPDGVHESNLAEFFAGVDLYVDGLDFFAFPARQATFAMCARLGIPAITAAPLGMGTAVLSFMPGKMTFEQYFGWGDLPEEEKALRFLVGLAPAGLHAPYLVDPSAINLKERRGPSTIMGCQLCAGAAATEALKILLKRGKVVAAPHGMHFDAYRNKLVHTWRPGGNRHPLQRLTMAIIKRRRAARGG, via the coding sequence ATGACAGACGGTTTTTCCTATCACGCGGCGTTCGCCCGCAACCTGGGCTGGGTCACGCAGGCGGAGCAGGACAGCCTGCGCGGCAAGCGCGTGGCCATCGCCGGCATGGGGGGCGTGGGCGGCGTGCATTTGCTGACCCTGGCGCGGCTGGGCATCGGCGCCTTCCACATCGCCGATTTCGACACTTTCGACATCGCCAATTTCAACCGCCAGGCCGGCGCCATGGTGTCCACCCTGGGCCAGCCCAAGGTGGCCGTGCTGGCGCAGATGGCGCGTGATATCAACCCCGAACTGGACATCAAGTCATTTCCTGATGGCGTGCATGAGAGCAACCTGGCGGAGTTCTTCGCCGGCGTCGACCTGTACGTGGATGGCCTGGATTTCTTCGCCTTCCCCGCGCGGCAAGCCACCTTCGCCATGTGCGCGCGCCTGGGCATCCCCGCCATCACGGCCGCGCCGCTGGGCATGGGCACGGCCGTGCTCAGCTTCATGCCGGGCAAGATGACGTTCGAGCAGTATTTTGGCTGGGGCGACTTGCCCGAGGAAGAAAAAGCCCTGCGTTTCCTCGTCGGCCTGGCGCCGGCCGGCCTGCATGCTCCCTATCTGGTCGACCCGTCCGCCATCAACCTGAAGGAGCGGCGCGGGCCATCGACCATCATGGGTTGCCAGCTGTGCGCGGGCGCCGCCGCCACCGAGGCGCTGAAGATCTTGTTGAAGCGCGGCAAGGTGGTGGCGGCGCCGCACGGCATGCATTTCGATGCCTACCGCAACAAGCTCGTGCATACCTGGCGTCCGGGCGGCAACCGCCATCCCTTGCAACGGCTGACGATGGCCATCATCAAGCGGCGCCGCGCGGCGCGGGGAGGCTAG